A single region of the Methanobrevibacter boviskoreani JH1 genome encodes:
- the cas2 gene encoding CRISPR-associated endonuclease Cas2, with product MKYCVSFDIKFKTNKINLLKIIKHYGFKKIHSSLYFGDLNKDDLFEMKTKIMEYIKLEDCILVFPICMNCYSKLDSFGRFINFEEELYKIY from the coding sequence ATGAAATATTGTGTTTCTTTTGATATTAAATTTAAAACTAATAAAATAAATTTATTGAAAATAATTAAACATTATGGTTTTAAGAAGATTCATAGTTCATTATATTTTGGGGATTTAAATAAAGATGATCTTTTTGAGATGAAAACAAAAATTATGGAATATATAAAATTAGAAGATTGTATACTTGTTTTTCCTATATGTATGAATTGTTATAGTAAATTAGATTCATTTGGTAGGTTTATAAATTTTGAAGAAGAATTATATAAAATATATTAA